One genomic segment of Macaca fascicularis isolate 582-1 chromosome 19, T2T-MFA8v1.1 includes these proteins:
- the KPTN gene encoding KICSTOR complex protein kaptin isoform X1, protein MGEAAVAAGPCPLREDSFTRFSSQSNVYGLAGGAGGRGELLAATLKGKVLGFRYQDLRQKIRPVAKELQFNYIPVDAEIVSIDTFNKSPPKRGLVVGITFIKDSGDKGSPFLNIYCDYEPGSEYNLDSIAQSCLNLELQFTPFQLCHAEVQVGDQLETVFLLSGNDPAVHLYKENEGLHQFEEQPVENLFPELTNLTSSVLWLDVHNLPGTSRRLSALGCQSGYVRVAHVDQQSREVLQMWSVLQDGPISRVIVFSLSAPKETKDKPAQDEYSVLVASMLEPAVVYRDLLHRGLEDQLLLPGSDQFDSVLCGLVTDVDLDGRPEVLVATYGQELLCYKYQGPESGLPEAQHGFRLLWQRGFSSPLLAMAHVDLTGDGLQELAVVSLKGVHILQHSLIQASELVLTRLRRQVEQRRRRLQGSEDEAGAGPAENAAS, encoded by the exons ATGGGGGAGGCGGCCGTGGCCGCGGGGCCTTGTCCGCTGCGCGAGGACAGCTTCACGCGCTTCTCGTCGCAGAGCAATGTGTATGGGCTGGCAGGCGGCGCCGGCGGGCGCGGGGAGCTGCTGGCCGCCACGCTTAAAGGCAAGGTGCTCGGCTTCCGCTACCAAGACCTCCGACAGAAAATCCGGCCAGTGGCCAAGGAGCTGCAGTTCAACTACATTCCCG TGGACGCGGAGATTGTCTCCATTGACACTTTCAACAAGTCACCCCCCAAGCGGGGTCTGGTTGTGGGGATCACGTTCATCAAG GATTCAGGGGACAAGGGCAGCCCCTTCCTGAACATTTACTGCGACTATGAGCCCGGCTCTGAGTACAACCTTGACTCCATTGCCC AGAGCTGCCTGAACCTGGAGCTCCAGTTCACTCCGTTCCAGCTGTGCCATGCAGA GGTCCAGGTCGGGGATCAACTGGAGACTGTGTTTCTCTTGAGTGGGAATGACCCGGCTGTTCATCTCTACAAGGAG AACGAGGGGCTGCATCAGTTTGAGGAACAGCCCGTGGAAAACCTCTTCCCAGAGCTGACGAACCTGACCAGTAG CGTCCTCTGGCTGGACGTCCACAACCTCCCCGGCACGTCCCGGCGCCTCTCAGCTCTGGGCTGTCAGAGTGGTTATGTCCGTGTCGCCCACGTGGACCAGCAGAGTCGAG AGGTTCTGCAGATGTGGTCGGTCCTGCAGGACGGCCCCATCTCCCGAGTGATCGTGTTCAGCCTCTCGGCCCCCAAGG AGACCAAGGACAAGCCAGCACAGGATGAGTACAGCGTGCTTGTGGCCAGCATGTTGGAGCCAGCAGTGGTGTATCG GGACCTGCTGCACCGGGGCCTTGAAGACCAGCTTCTCCTGCCCGGCAGTGACCAATTTGACAGCGTCCTCTGCGGCCTGGTCACCGACGTGGATTTGGATGGGCGGCCAGAAGTCCTGGTGGCCACCTACGGACAG GAACTGCTGTGTTATAAGTACCAGGGCCCAGAGTCGGGGCTCCCTGAGGCCCAGCACGGGTTCCGCCTGCTGTGGCAGCGGGGCTTCTCCAGTCCCCTGCTGGCCATGGCTCACGTGGACCTGACCGGGGACGGGCTGCAGGAGCTTGCCGTGGTCTCCCTGAAGGGCGTGCACATCCTGCAG
- the NAPA gene encoding alpha-soluble NSF attachment protein isoform X3, with translation MRAIEIYTDMGRFTIAAKHHISIAEIYETELVDIEKAIAHYEQSADYYKGEESNSSANKCLLKVAGYAALLEQYQKAIDIYEQVGTNAMDSPLLKYSAKDYFFKAALCHFCIDMLNAKLAVQKYEELFPAFSDSRECKLMKKLLEAHEEQNVDSYTESVKEYDSISRLDQWLTTMLLRIKKTIQGDEEDLR, from the exons ATGCGAGCAATCGAGATCTACACAGACATG GGCCGATTCACGATTGCGGCCAAGCACCACATCTCCATTGCTGAGATCTATGAGACGGAGTTGGTAGACATCGAGAAG GCCATCGCCCACTACGAGCAGTCCGCAGACTACTACAAAGGCGAAGAGTCCAACAG CTCAGCCAACAAGTGTCTGCTGAAGGTGGCTGGCTACGCCGCACTGTTGGAGCAGTATCAGAAGGCCATTGACATCTACGAGCAG GTGGGGACCAATGCCATGGACAGCCCCCTCCTCAAGTACAGTGCCAAAGACTACTTCTTCAAGGCGGCCCTCTGCCACTTCTGCATCGACATGCTCAACGCCAAG CTGGCTGTCCAGAAGTATGAGGAGCTGTTCCCAGCTTTCTCTGATTCCCGGGAATGCAAGTTGATGAAA AAGTTGCTAGAGGCCCACGAGGAGCAGAATGTGGACAGCTACACCGAGTCG GTGAAGGAATATGACTCCATCTCCCGGCTGGACCAGTGGCTCACCACCATGCTGCTGCGCATCAAGAAGACCATCCAGGGCGACGAGGAGGACCTGCGCTAA